In the genome of Bacillus sp. SM2101, the window TTCTTCTTAATATTTCATCTAACAGTTGAACTGCTTCTGTCGGAGGCACAGCACGATCATAGACATCACCAGCTATAATTACAGCATCTGGTCGTTCTTGATCAACTGCTTCAATTAATTGATTTAGCACATATTCTTGATCTTCAGTCATATAAACACCATGAACTAATTTACCTAAGTGCCAATCAGCTGTATGAAAAAATTTCATCTATTACACCTGCCTCATTAAAATCTTCTTCTATTATATTCTTAAAAAGTAGTATAGTAAATTCTAGATTATCATGTGGAATCCATATCGGATGTTGATTCATTCATATCTTATCTACTGAACGACCTTACTTTTGTTGTTCAGTAATTAATTCCGAATAAGAAAACAATAAGCTAACTTGCAATCTATATATTAAATATTTTTATAATTTATTACATAATAGTGTTATAATGGAAGTAATACAATAGTTGGTACTCAAGGGTGTGAAGGCTGAACCCGTCATTCCTTATTGGAGAGGGGGTGATGCCTTGACGGTATATGAATCGGTGAGCTTAATGGTCTCTTTTGGGATTCTCATCATCGCGATACTGTCTTTCGATAACAAGAAATAACCACCCTTGAGCTTGTCGGCAAAGAAGGGTGGATTATATCATCCGCTGCCTTCCCCTTTGAGGGGAAAACTATTGTATGAGCAGACTGTTGGTGTTCAAGCACCTATAGTCTGCTTTCATTTTTAATAATATCATCTATCCAATTATAATATAGCATATATAAGTGTAAATTTCATCCATTTATTAGTTCGACTGTTTAACTACCATTCGTAGCAATTTTGCCCCTTATATAAGGACGATGATCGTTCCTTGCATTCCCTTTACTGATTGTTTTCTCTTGAGAGCTTGTTGTTCTTTTTCACTAAGAACATTGAATTTCGTGCTACTTTTATTTACAGTATTACTTTGATTGTTGTTTTTCTTAAGATGTTTTCCACAATAAGAGCTATACACTTTTCTTTCTCTAGATTACAAAAATCATATGATACGCACCAGTTACTCAAATGTGAGTAAAAAAGCACAAAAGTTCACGATAAGAGCCTTTTCTTACTAAGTAAAACAACGTTCATACAATTACAGTTTAGTGACATCTACTCATTTTTTTACGACGACAATTGTAAAAAAATTGTATTGTTATCGTTATCTTATACAATAACCATTAATTCTGTGACGAGAGCCGTAATAATTTTAATAGTAATATCTTATACATACACATATGAAAATATCTTTATTACATAGGTTGTTCTAATTCTTTTTCTAACACTACACCCTTTTTAAGGATGTACAAATGTATAAAACCGTACATAGCAGAACTAATTAACAAGATTCCAGCAAAAATATACACATATTTCACACCAATCCAGTCTGCAAATAGACTTATTCCTAACATAGAGACAATAGAAATAAATTGTATAAGTGTAGATTTCGCAGCCATGACCTTCGTTAACGTTCTTTCGTCAGCACTATTTTGAGTCATTGTTACTTGTGCCATATCACGCATTTGATAAGCTGGTCCCATTAATACAACTAATAGCAGCGCTAAATAAGCATTTGTAATTAAACCATACGTGAAGGTCAGCATCCCAAATAAAAACGCCCCAGTTATCATAAAGATCGTTAAGTTATCTTGCATCATTGTAGATAGTTTATATATAAGTATCCCACCAATGATTGCACCTAAATAATAACCACTATTAATATACCCCCACCATGCTTCTCCTTTATTTAATACTTCATAGGCGTAAGCAATAGTAATTGGGCCAAGCCAAATAGTTCCAACCCATGCCTCAATTAAATCCATCGTAACAATAACCCTTAAGCCTTGATGCTTAAATAAGTATTTCCATCCCTCTGTTATACGGACAACAAAGGGCTCACGTTTAGTATCGTTCATGACAGCTTGTATGTTGATTGTTGCTAATGAACATAGGGATAATAAAATCAACAAAAATGTTAAGCCTAATGTTACATATAACCCAACAAACTGAAGTAGTATGCCGCCAATCGACCATCCAGCTAATAAAAATGTTTGATCTACAGTAGCTAGTAAACTATTTGCACGTACTCTATTGTCTTCTGCTACTGCAGAACGTACGAGGGTAGATTTAATCGGTCCAAACCAACCATTAAAAAAAGAAACCACTGTCAAAGTACTAAATAGTAACGACATAATCGGCATTGTATATTCTTGCACTAATAGCACTGCTAATACAATAATGAATGGCAGTTGGATACTTTGAGCAAATATAAGGATCGATCTTAATGCAAATTTATCTGAAATTGATGGTAGCAAAAATGCACTAATTAACCTTGAAGCTAGACTCAGTATTGTAACCAACGCAGATAATGTAGTTGAACCCGTCTCCTTGAATATTGTCATAACAACAGCCATTGTATACAATGAGAAACCCAAGTTCGTAGACGTTTGACTTATAAGCAATGCATAAAAACGTTTATTCATATAAACCACCTTGCTTTTCCTACTCTCAACAGAATAGGTAAATTATAGCATAGGAATTATAATAAGCTTTCATTAATTAGATTGATCATTATATACGACTTTAGTCTTATAAGCACAGATTATGCTTTCTTTACTTTTGTCAATGGATACAAGCTTAGCAAACATAAAATGATCGTAGATATGTGAGGAACCGCAAATAAATAGTGAGCAAGAAAGCTGGTTGATGGTGTACCGTCAGATATGCTACTTCCATAGTACGAAAACCAAAGATAAATTGGCAATAATTGAAGAAAAGCAATTATGGGTAACATGAAGCTACTAATGACTTTTAAGCGTTTTGACTTATCCTCCTGCAGCTCAATAAAAATAATTGAGCCACCTAAGAGCGCAATAAAAAGTCCCCATGTAATGACCTCAGATTCAACATGACCAAATAATCCTGATAAGTATATAAATCCAACGAAACATGTAAGAACTCCTGAGCTTATTCTTAGTTTACTCAAATTACGACCTCCTTTTATGATCTCCTAAACAATTAATACCCTATATATATCATTCTATTCTGCGATCACTTCAGGCATGAAACGGGTCCCCTTTCCCTTTAACTGTCTCCCACTTTATGCCAACAAACACAAGTATACAGCCCGTTCCATTAAACCGTGGGGAGAATAATACCTCCTTAAGATAGCTAAACATGTGACGGAAAGAGTTCTTATATCCATTCAACTTAACGCTGAAAAACCCATTCTTGTTAACTAATTTTACTGTTTATAGGAAAAACTATCATTATTTGCACTGTATTTAAGCATAGATTTCCAGTTTTTTCGTTTAGCTCTTTTAAAACTTTTTCAACATCCATTTCGTTAAACTAGCTGAGGTGAACAAATTTGCTAACCGATAAAGAGCTCATAAAAGATATTCAAGCAGGGAACCAAGCATCCATGGAAGTACTCGTAAAAAGACATTATAAAGTAGTATATGCCTTTGTTTATCGGAAGATTGGCGATAAAGAAACCGCTTATGATTTAACACAAGAAATTTTCATCAAAATGATGAAAAGCATTCATAGTTACTCATCGAAAGCCCAGTTCCAAACATGGCTTTTAACGATTGCTGTGAATCACTGTCGAGATTTTTTTCGATCAAAAGCCTATCAACAAGCATCACAGACAGAAGAATTTGATGAGAGCTTTCAGTCGAATAAAAATGAAGAAGTGCATTATATTTTTGAGAGAAGTGAGAACAGACAAATGATCAAAAGTGCAATTCATGAGCTACCAGAATTTCAAAGTGAGGCAATCTTATTAAAATACTTCCATGACATGAAAATTAAAGAAATTGCCCAGGTGACAAATACGAATGTCTCAACCGTAAAATCAAGACTAAAGCAAGGTATGGCCAAATTAAAAATGATTTTAGAAAGGAGTGGTTCGTATGAGCAACAGGGATGACATAAATCTTCAAATTAACAAAGAACTTGAACACTTCAGTACATTAGATGATTTTTCAGTTGAGTTTCCAAGTGAAGATGAAATGTATCAAACAATTGATACTCTTAGACAGTATGTGCCTGAAAGACAGCAAAAAAGCAAATTAGATAAATTAGCAGATTTGCTGCGACTATCAACGAAGGAGATATTTTTTATTGATAAATCATTTTGGATTACCAATCTCACTTTTTTCCTAATTGGTTTTTTGCTTACGATGAACACTTCTGGTAATCCATATTTTGCAATAATGCTACTTTCTCCCGTACCTTTTCTATTAGGACTGCTAGAGGTCTTTAAAGGCAGAGATAGAAACTTCCTAGAATTAGAATTAACATGCAAATACAACGCACAGCAGCTGATGCTTTCTAAAATGGTCGTCACCGGTGTGTATAATTTCATTCTCATGGTATTTCTTATTACATTACTAAGTTTTACTGGAGATGGACAAATGTTGCTTACGAAGGTACTCATGTATTGGATCCTTCCATTTACTCTTGTCGCATCATTTGGGTTGTTATTAGCCTCAAAATTAAAAGGGCAAATTGCAGCACCGTTAACAGTCATATTGTGGATAAGTTTCGTTGGAATCTACATGAGTAATGAACAACTCATAACATATATGGAATCTAGACCAGTCATCTTTTATATTATCGCTTTTTTATTAGCAGTAACATTTTTTATATTTCAAATTAAAAAAATAACGAGAGGTGTTTCCCTTGAATTTAACAATTGAAAATGTAACTAAACAGTTTGGAGATAAATTTGTAGTAAACAATGTGTCATTTGATTTAACAGCGGGTGTTTATGGTTTTTTAGGTGCAAATGGAGCTGGTAAAACAACTTTAATGCGCATGCTCGTGACACTTATTAAACCGACTTCTGGGCGAATTTTATATAACGGTAAGGATATTGAAGTGTTGGATGAAAAATATCGTGATGTTATCGGCTATTTGCCTCAGTACATTGGCTTATATAAGACCTTTTCAGCTGAGAAATATTTAATGTACATTGCTTCATTAAAAGGAATTGAGAAGAATACAGCAAAGAAAAAGATTGATGATCTATTAGAGGTTGTTAATTTAACCGAGCATCGGAAAAGAAAGGTTGGCAAATTTTCAGGTGGGATGAAACAACGGCTAGGTATTGCACAAGCACTATTAAACGATCCAAAAGTGTTAATCGTTGATGAACCAACGGCAGGACTCGATCCGAAAGAACGAATTAGATTTAGAAATTTATTGTCTTCTATTTCTAAAGATCGGATCGTGCTGTTATCAACCCATATCGTCTCAGATATCGAATTCATCGCAAAGGAAATACTGGTGTTAAAGGCCGGTCAACTCATTCAAAAAGAAAAGCCTGATGAGCTGCTCGAGCAAATCCAAGGATATGTATGGACCGTGAATGTCCCAGAAAATGAGGTTCAAGCATTCCAAGCAAAATACAAGGTGGGAAATATAATTCGTCAGCAAAATGAAATTGGACTTAGAATCATTTCTGAAACCAAACCAGATGATAGAGCACATTCAGCACAGCCTAATCTAGAGGATCTATATTTATACTATTTTGATCAGGAGGCAACACAGTGAAACAACTATTGCAGTTTGAACTATATAAAATATTTAGACAAAAGGGAATTTATATTGTAATGGTACTCATGTTTCTTCTATTTAGCCTCGTGATGGTAAGTGAATCGCGAAATGTTTCACCGAAAGCAGACACATACGCGACTGAGGTCAAAGAAGAACTTAACACATTTGCTCAAGAATGGGAAGGGAACTTAACTAGTGAGAGAGTAGAGGAAGCTACTCAAACTTTAGACTCTATACCTTATGCATATACACCAACAAGCTCCTTAACTGACGAAGAACTTGCTAAATATAATATCGTTCAACAAATATTATTTAATGATAATACTACGCGTGACATTAAATCGAAAATAACAGAACTAGAAATAAAGTTAGACAAATTATCAAAAAATGATATTTCTTATAAAACAGCCCTATTGGAAATTAATATGTTAAATCATTTGAAATTAGATACCTTTCAGTATAATCAAGGGCCAATAAACACGATAGATTTTGTTGAAAGGTTTGCTCCATATTTTACTGGAATCTTGATGTTAATTGGACTAGCTTCTATTTTTGTCAATGAAACGAATACAGGAATGGATCAGTTAATATATAGCTCAACTTATGGTCGGAGAAAAGGTGTCACAGCTAAAATAATCGCTTCAATAATTTATGTATTATTCTTAACAATTGTATGGGTCACGTTCAATATAATCATGAATTCATATATTTATGGGAATATTGGGTGGAATTCATCTATTCAATTTTTAAGATATCCAGAATCACCATATGCTTTAACAGCCATCGAATATTTCTTTAGCCAAATTGGTATTCATCTACTAGTAGCGATTGCGTTTATGGCGTTCGTCTTAACTGTCTCTGCCTTGACAAAAAGCACCTTAGTTTCGTTTATCATTAGCGCAGTAACCTTTTTATTACCGACAATTAACTTTGGTGTTCCTTATTGGGAATATGTGAAGAAGTATAGCTTTTCAAATTTCATGACTGCACCAGAATTCACAAAACCATTTCATGCTCTTAACTTATTCGATGTTCCTGTATTAGATCCGGTTGTGAACTATCCTTTAGTTGCATTATTTACAGTTATGTTTATGATGTTGCTCTACAAAGCGATTAAAAACAAACAAGTAGCATAATTTTTATATTTATGTGGTTACGAGTAAAGATTTACTTGGATAAATATGCTCTCATTCTACTAATCTATAAGCTAAAAACCAGAGATGAATGAAGATCATCTCTGGTTTTTAATCGTATAAGTTGTCATCATTCGTGTTATACAAGTTGCTAACAATCTAATAATTTATTATAGATGCGCTGGGTAGCCTGTAATTGTTTGAATAGATTTGTATAACGGCATTAATTTTGTATACATCTTCTTATATACTTCTCGATACAATTGATCATATAACTCTACATTATCTTTTAGTGGTTCGAAAACATCTCCGTCTTTAGTCATATTATTAACAGCATCTTCAACAGTAGAATAAATTCCCGCTCCCATAGCTCCCAAAATAGCTGCTCCTAATCCTGATGATTCGCTCACAGTAGGGCGTTTAGCAGGCAAATTAAATATATCAGCAGTTATTTGCAGCATTTTATCACTCTTAGATCCACCACCACAAACAACGAGTTCTGTCATAGGGACCTTTGTCCGTTTTTCGATTCTCTCTCTACCTTCACGTAAAGAATATGCCAAACCTTCTAATAATGCCCTATAAAAGTGACCTTTAGTGTGCACACCACCAAATCCGATCACTGCACCCTTTGCATCTGGTCCTGGATACCTAATTCCTGGAGACCAAAATGGTTGTAGTACTAACCCCATTGAACCAGGAGGAACATCTGCTACTAAATCATCTAATAACTCCTCTACAGCAACGCCAGCTTCATTCGCTAGCATCATTTCTTCATTTGCAAATTGCTCCTTAAACCATGAAACCATCCAAAATCCTCGATACGTTTGTACTTCTAAATTATATTGTCCTTGAGCAGCGCTAGGGTATGGTGGTATCAATTTAATTGGTTCTAAATATTTTTTGGAATTCACATTTATTGTTGCTGTTGTCCCATATCCAACACTCCCTCTATGTGGAGCTAGGCAACCTGTCGCTAATACTTCACATGCCTTGTCAGTTGCCCCTGCTATGACCTGCAAGCCCGCAGGAAGTCCTGTTTCTGCAGCGGCTTTTGAAGTGAGCACACCAAGCTTTTCTCCTGGCTGAACAAGGGTTGGTAACATCTTTTCCTCAACAGGAATAGCCTTCCATTTCCAATGTTTCTTTGCTGACCACGACTGCTTTTTGTAATCAAAAGGAATATACCCAACTTGGTTTCCTATTGAATCTACAATATCACCTGTAAGTTTATAATTGATGTAGCCTGATAACAGTAGATAATGCGCGGTCTTCGACCAAATATCTGGTTGGTGCTGCTTGATCCAATTTGCTTCTGCCTCTGCTTGTAAATAATGAAGTGTTGTTGTTAATCCAGCAAGTCGAAAAACAGATTGCCACGCTGTCCCAACTTCAGGCCATTCTGTTGATCTGCGTTGATCTAACCAAAGCATTGCAGGTCGTAATGGTTGTTTGTTACGATCAAGGTTAACCATCGTTCCCCTTTGCGTAGTTACCGTCACTGATACAACTGCCTCTTTATTTACTTTACCTTGCGCAAATAATTTATTAGAAGATTCCACCAAACAATTCCAATAATATTCAGGATCTTGTTCAGCCCATCCAGGTTGATTTGAAAAATAAGCTGGTGAAAAAATTACCTTCGTATAATCTATTAAATGACCGTGTTTATCAAAAGCTAATGTCCGTACACTTTGAGTTCCTATGTCAATTGCCAAAACCGTTTCATCCATTGTTGTTCCTCCCCCCCACGAATAACAAACATGAAACAGCCTCTAAAAAAATATTTAATAAAGTTATGAGGCTTTCTTCATACCCCTATCTATTTCAGTTCCGTTATAGCTCAAAGAAATGATTCAATAAACGTACTTTATTTCCTGAGATGCCTTGATTACTCATGTTAATATGTCTTAACTTTGTAAATGTTAACATTCGTACTCCATAAATAGTTGTAACACCTATCACAATCCTCTGTTGCACCAAATTTTATAGCACGATTTCCCTCACTTAACTTCCCGTAATAAATCTGGGCTATACCCTTGCTTCCATAATTTCTTATACCTAGCCACTTCATCGTCCCAACGTTCATCATCCCAATCTAGCAATGACTGTACCTCTACTTTTAGTCGTTCAAGTATGCTAATAGCTCCTTCAGGTAGTATCATACCGAGTCTAACTCTACGGAGTAACAGATCGTCTAAATGAACGATAGATTCGTACTTCGCAGCCCAGCGTAATTCAGCCCATATTGTATTTGAATCTAGTATTAGTTCGCAGCCAGATTGATCCAATTCATCGGCAAATGTTGACCACTCATGTCCATAACGCCCTGATAATCGACGGCTGATTGTATCGTTTAAATTGCACTTAACATCTACATCTTTAGACTCATCAGTTGATAGGTCATTCGATGCTAGCGTGCTAGATGGTGTTACTACTTTTAATACTTTATTAATTGCTTCCTTTGCGAGAATATCAAATGTCGTTAATTTTCCTCCAGTTACAGTTAATAGACCATGTTCTGTCCATACACAATGATCTCTGGATTCTTTTGAAGGATCTTCCTTGCCTGTATCTACCACAGGTCGAATGCCCGCAAACGTCGAAATCACATCTTCAGGTTTCAAATTATACGCTGGAAACATCTCATCTAATGATTCAAATAAATATTTCCCTTCTTCAACACTAATACCTGGCTCTTCGTCAAGTGATTGATGATGATCAATATCCGTTGTACCGACAAGCGTTACTCCTTCCCAAGGGAACGCATAAATGTAACGACCATCCTTCTTATGGGCAAAGCTAACAGCTTGTGAAAGTGGGAATCGCCAATGTGGAAAAATTAAATGACTGCCTCTAAGAGGACGCATTTTCGGTGACTCCCCCACTTGTTTCCGAAGTTGATCAACCCACACACCTGTTGCATTTACTATCACTTTCCCATTAACTTCTGACACTTGCCCAGTCACAACATCTTTTACTACAACACCGTTCACTTCACCGCCTTGGTCTTTAGTTAAATTTTCTACTGCAGCATAATTAATAGCAACTCCACCTTGATGTTCAGCTTCCCTCAACACTCTAAGTACTAGCCTAGAGTCATCAGTCCTTGCATCATAATATTGTAAGCCATTACTTAGCCCTGTCTGTCTAAGACCTGGTGCCAACATACTCACATTAGCAGAGTCATACTTACGGTGATTTCTGCGCATAGCAATCATATCATATACAGTCAAGCCTGCTTGTAATACAAATGAACCTAAACGATCATCATCATAAAAAGGAATGAGTATCCCTAATGGATCAACTAAACCTTCGCATTCACGCAGAAGCTTTTCTCTTTCAGATACAGACTGATAAGTCGTTTTGATTTGCCCTTGCTTTAAATAGCGTAATCCACCATGAACGAGCTTCCCTGAGCGACTAGATGTACCCCAAGAAAAATCTCTTTTCTCCAACAGTAAACACTTTAATCCAAGGCTTGCCGCTTTCCGAAGTATGCCTGCACCGGTTATTCCACCTCCGATAACAATAACATCCCAAGGTTCATTAAGACTTCTCCACTTTTCAACGCGGCTTGTCATTATAAACACCCCTTCTATAGTAACTTATCCTTATTCATTATTTTTTCTGGATCAAGTGTATTGCTTAGGGTTCTAATCATTTCCATGCCAAGTGGTGTTTTCTCTGCTTCTAAATATGGTCGATGATCAACCCCTACTCCGTGCTGGTGACTAATGGTTCCTCCATTCTTCACTATGGCTTCACTTGCAGCTTTTTTCAGCACTTCCCAACGTCGTTTCGTTTCCTCTGGTGTATTTCCTATTCGAAATAAGTATGTTGTATAGATACTAGAACCATGGGGATAGACATGTGAAAGATGAGTATATGCAAAAACATTTTCTCCGATATCCTTTAAGCCGTTCCGAAATGCAGTTTCCACTGCCTCTGCAGTAGCGGGAACTCGATCCCATGTTGTTGCAGTTTCTACCGTATCTACTGCATAACCTTCTTCCCATAGGCTATTACGTAAATACGGTGAGCGGAAACGATTTTTCACCCAATGTTCACCCGCTTTTGTACCTACGAGCACACCTCGGTGCTTTTTAATCATTGCTTGTGCTTCACTAAGAGCAGCACTTACATGTTTTTTTGAACCAGTGACGCCATATAGTAACATACATTTATTGTCATCTACACCTCTAAAATTAAGCCATTTCTCTAACAGAGCTATTGTTTTACTGTCCCCTGCCATCTTTAATTGAGAAACTGTTTCCTCAGGTAAGCTTAAGCGCATCATAGAAAGAGGTACACTGTTTTGTGCAATTTCCTTAATTGCTGCCATCCCTTGCTCAGCACCTGGAAAAAATGCAGTATAAAACTTTTCCTCTTCTGCAATTGGTGTTATTTTAATCGTTACCCTAGTTACAATCCCTAACCTTCCTTCAGATCCCATTACGAATTCACGCAAATCAGGACCAGCTGCTGATGCAGGTAAATTAGGTAGCTTCAAGCTACCAACAGGTGTTTCCATCACACCTCCGACGAATAACCTTTCAATTCGTCCATACTTTAATGATTGCTGTCCTGCTGAACGAGTAACAACCCAGCCACCAAGTGTGGAGTATTCAAACGACTGTGGGAAATGACCTAACGTGAATCCTTTTGCTTTTAACGCTGCTTCTAAATCTGGTCCACGTATACCAGCTTGAAATTCCGCCAGACAACCTTCTTCATCAATATGAAGTAATTTATTCATATGCCCCATGTCTATTGTAAGCGTAGGTTTGTCTCCAGGGAGAGCACTTAAATGTCCAACAACACTCGTGCCTCCTCCGTAAGGTATGACATTTGCCTCAACTTGTGAAGCATATTTTAATAGTTCACGAACATCTTCATCTGTTGTTGGATATGCTACACCATCCGGGTATGTTGGTATCTTTCCACTACGAATAGCAATAAAATCTCCCAAGCTTTGACCAACTGAATGTCTCAGTCGTTCGAGTGGATCTTTGCTAACGAGACGGTGATCAGGTAATTTTGATGCTGGAACATTGGCTATAGCGTTCTCTAGCGATATATCCTCAGGACCCTGACTCGTACCCAATTCATTTTCTAAAAAGGACTTTGCCCCTGCTGGTAAGTCCATATTTACTGTATCGTCACCCCAACCGTTCCATCTTCTCATTTGTTTTTCCCCCTATATTCATATATATTTCTACAGGTTTTTAAGCTGTTTTCGTGAAAAATAACATTTCATTCATCTTTTGTATGTTCATATACACCCATTCGAAAACGCTTACAAAATATGATTCAATTAAATACTTTGGCTTTTTTTCCATAAATCTATGCTTTTAATCATTTCTTCTTTGGTCAGTTGCTCAGCTTTATCAGCATCCTCAGCCATAGCCATTGCTAAAAGCTTAAGGTAAAATTCACGTGTTACTTCACGATTTTCCTGATGTGAGAAATACAACCTCCCCATCAAATTATATATTTCAGTAAAGCTATTCATTATTAATAAGTAAATCGGATTTTGTGCTAATTCTGCTAATTTTGTTTGGAGTTTCCAATCAAATAATGTGAATTGCTCACAATCATCTTCCAATTCACTGCTATTTGCTAGTACTGCCACAACCTTAGCAGGATTAGATAATACTGCCTTGTGAACAAATTCGGGAGCTAAAGCTGCTCTCACTTCTAATAAATGAACGATAAATTGCCCGTTAGGCTGGTCAGTATTTGTGATGATATTTTCGAGTGTATTTAAATTCCCTAGTTTCCAAAAATCATTTACGATCGTCGCATGCCCTTTTCTTTTTGTAAACCATTTATCTCTAGCTAAACGTTGAAGTGCCTCTCTCAAAGTAGGACGTGCTACACCTAACGTTGCAGAAAGCTCTCTTTCTGAAGGCAACGTACTTCCAGGGGGATATTCTCCGCTCAAAACAGCTTTAATTAAGGTATTTTCTACTGTTGTTGAGGAATTCTCGGAAATTGATTTTTCTTTCAAATCATTCACCTCCATTGTTGTAATTTTCAAAATTTTACAGAGACAAATAAGTACCCTCATTATTTTCTATGTTATAAATTACTTACTGGTAAGTCAGCAATAATCTTGTGGTCTTACCACAATCATAAAATATCGCTATAGATATGTCAAAGAAAATTTAAATATATGTTTTAGCTGCATCTATGATTCTCAAAAACCTTTATAGTATAATTGTTTTAAAAATATTGGTGGTTTTTATTTGGAATTATTATATTTTTTGTTCATTGTTACGCTCGTACATTTAATTCATGAACTTGGTCACGCTTATTTCGCCGCAAATTTCAAGGCTAAAATCAAAGAGATATCGTTAGGAATGGGTCCTATTATCGTAGCAACAAAAACAGTGTCGATACGACTGCTGTTTTTTTTAGGGGGGTATTGCTTTTGGGAGGAAAGACATATTTTATCTAATTTAAAGCTTAGTGTCATCCATTTAGGAGGCGTTATATTTAATTTTATTACGGCTACTACTATCTTGCTATTTATAAGATTGGTGCCAGATCATTTATATGACATGATCATGTTATTCATACTTTATTCATATTTTTTAGTCATTATTAATGTCATACCATACCGATTTATCAAGAAGAAAAGTGATGGTTGGTTAGTATTAGAAGCTCTTTATTTTGCAATTAGAAACAGGAAAAAACAGTGTAAATGACAGATGAGTACATTCATCTGTCATTAGACGGCATCTCTATTTTCATTCTCTTATTAACAATGACTCTTAATGGATATATTAGAATAGACATTAATAATAATAGGTTGATAAAACCAGCCAATGGATATAGCACTGAAACTAATGCTGAAAATCCGAATGTTGTTAACGGAATAATAAGTATAAATATTAAAATTAAAAAGAGCCAAATAGGTATACGGAATCTTTCTCGTAATCTAGCTGATAATCCAAATATACCAGACGCGGCAGTTGTATAA includes:
- a CDS encoding glycerol-3-phosphate dehydrogenase/oxidase, which produces MTSRVEKWRSLNEPWDVIVIGGGITGAGILRKAASLGLKCLLLEKRDFSWGTSSRSGKLVHGGLRYLKQGQIKTTYQSVSEREKLLRECEGLVDPLGILIPFYDDDRLGSFVLQAGLTVYDMIAMRRNHRKYDSANVSMLAPGLRQTGLSNGLQYYDARTDDSRLVLRVLREAEHQGGVAINYAAVENLTKDQGGEVNGVVVKDVVTGQVSEVNGKVIVNATGVWVDQLRKQVGESPKMRPLRGSHLIFPHWRFPLSQAVSFAHKKDGRYIYAFPWEGVTLVGTTDIDHHQSLDEEPGISVEEGKYLFESLDEMFPAYNLKPEDVISTFAGIRPVVDTGKEDPSKESRDHCVWTEHGLLTVTGGKLTTFDILAKEAINKVLKVVTPSSTLASNDLSTDESKDVDVKCNLNDTISRRLSGRYGHEWSTFADELDQSGCELILDSNTIWAELRWAAKYESIVHLDDLLLRRVRLGMILPEGAISILERLKVEVQSLLDWDDERWDDEVARYKKLWKQGYSPDLLREVK
- a CDS encoding FAD-binding oxidoreductase encodes the protein MRRWNGWGDDTVNMDLPAGAKSFLENELGTSQGPEDISLENAIANVPASKLPDHRLVSKDPLERLRHSVGQSLGDFIAIRSGKIPTYPDGVAYPTTDEDVRELLKYASQVEANVIPYGGGTSVVGHLSALPGDKPTLTIDMGHMNKLLHIDEEGCLAEFQAGIRGPDLEAALKAKGFTLGHFPQSFEYSTLGGWVVTRSAGQQSLKYGRIERLFVGGVMETPVGSLKLPNLPASAAGPDLREFVMGSEGRLGIVTRVTIKITPIAEEEKFYTAFFPGAEQGMAAIKEIAQNSVPLSMMRLSLPEETVSQLKMAGDSKTIALLEKWLNFRGVDDNKCMLLYGVTGSKKHVSAALSEAQAMIKKHRGVLVGTKAGEHWVKNRFRSPYLRNSLWEEGYAVDTVETATTWDRVPATAEAVETAFRNGLKDIGENVFAYTHLSHVYPHGSSIYTTYLFRIGNTPEETKRRWEVLKKAASEAIVKNGGTISHQHGVGVDHRPYLEAEKTPLGMEMIRTLSNTLDPEKIMNKDKLL
- the fadR gene encoding fatty acid metabolism transcriptional regulator FadR; translated protein: MKEKSISENSSTTVENTLIKAVLSGEYPPGSTLPSERELSATLGVARPTLREALQRLARDKWFTKRKGHATIVNDFWKLGNLNTLENIITNTDQPNGQFIVHLLEVRAALAPEFVHKAVLSNPAKVVAVLANSSELEDDCEQFTLFDWKLQTKLAELAQNPIYLLIMNSFTEIYNLMGRLYFSHQENREVTREFYLKLLAMAMAEDADKAEQLTKEEMIKSIDLWKKSQSI
- a CDS encoding site-2 protease family protein, whose product is MELLYFLFIVTLVHLIHELGHAYFAANFKAKIKEISLGMGPIIVATKTVSIRLLFFLGGYCFWEERHILSNLKLSVIHLGGVIFNFITATTILLFIRLVPDHLYDMIMLFILYSYFLVIINVIPYRFIKKKSDGWLVLEALYFAIRNRKKQCK